In one Pseudomonas hydrolytica genomic region, the following are encoded:
- a CDS encoding putative bifunctional diguanylate cyclase/phosphodiesterase produces MARSTDLPPRLPHIPAKDPAEFEQTWRDAPRLLAALNGARLGAWYWDIDSGQVSWSRGAQALFGLDPERPLSSSVEYIELIPDEERGAVLRQFNAILAGNDEGRALRHRIRWPDGSLHWLEISGSLQREADGRRRMFGVIRDITQQQVRADALRASEEKFAKAFHSSPDAITITERDTARYIEVNEGFTRLTGYSSAEVIGRTAFELNIWAFPEERAVMLDHLAKNGQVLHMEMHGQHRNGDVRLVEVSVQPLDLNGSSCLLLTARDISELKQAQAQVQHLAYHDALTNLPNRAMLINRLTQQIALLKRHDMRSALLFIDLDHFKHINDSLGHPVGDAVLRLVTARLEATVRLEDTVARLGGDEFVVLLCGLQGKRSEVTRQVRQVAEKLRHLLAEPMLLDGHHLQVTPSIGIALIPDHGETPADLLKRADIALYRAKDSGRNAIQLFRSTMQDAVSARLRLENDLRLALARGEFELHFQPQVDARDGQVVGAEALLRWQHPQHGPQSPAQFIQVLEESGLIIEVGGWVLTEACHLCARLLADELIDAERFSLCVNISPRQFRQHDFVERVAGCLRTSQLPHAMLKLEITEGIVIQNIDDTVGKMLRLKKHGVSFAMDDFGTGYSSLTYLKRLPVDMLKIDQSFVRDATSDPNDAGIIRAIVAMARSLGLGLIAEGVEQQEQLDFLQAQDCHLYQGYLFSKPVPEDAFRALLGQHRS; encoded by the coding sequence ATGGCCAGATCCACTGACCTGCCCCCACGCCTGCCGCACATCCCGGCCAAGGATCCTGCCGAGTTCGAGCAGACCTGGCGCGATGCGCCGCGACTGCTGGCGGCGCTCAACGGGGCCCGGCTGGGAGCCTGGTACTGGGACATCGACAGCGGCCAGGTCAGCTGGTCGCGCGGGGCTCAGGCCCTGTTTGGCCTGGATCCCGAACGCCCGCTGAGCAGCAGCGTCGAGTACATCGAACTGATCCCCGACGAAGAGCGGGGTGCGGTGCTGCGCCAGTTCAATGCCATTCTCGCCGGCAACGACGAAGGCCGCGCGCTGCGCCACCGCATCCGCTGGCCGGACGGCAGCCTGCACTGGCTGGAGATCAGCGGCAGCCTGCAGCGCGAGGCAGACGGTCGAAGGCGCATGTTCGGGGTGATTCGCGACATCACCCAGCAGCAGGTTCGCGCCGATGCCTTGCGCGCCTCCGAGGAGAAGTTCGCCAAGGCATTCCACTCCAGCCCGGACGCCATCACCATCACCGAGCGCGACACCGCGCGCTACATAGAGGTCAACGAGGGCTTCACCCGCCTCACCGGCTACAGCTCGGCCGAAGTGATCGGGCGCACGGCCTTCGAGCTCAACATCTGGGCCTTCCCTGAGGAGCGCGCAGTGATGCTCGATCACCTGGCCAAGAACGGCCAGGTGCTGCACATGGAAATGCATGGGCAACACCGCAATGGCGATGTGCGCCTGGTGGAGGTTTCGGTTCAGCCGCTGGATCTCAATGGCAGCTCCTGCCTGCTGCTCACCGCCCGCGACATCAGCGAGCTGAAACAGGCGCAGGCTCAGGTCCAGCACCTGGCCTATCACGATGCACTGACCAACCTGCCCAACCGCGCCATGCTGATCAATCGCCTGACCCAGCAGATCGCGCTGCTCAAGCGTCACGACATGCGCAGCGCCCTGCTGTTCATCGACCTGGATCACTTCAAACACATCAACGACTCGCTCGGCCACCCGGTCGGCGATGCGGTACTGCGCCTGGTAACCGCCCGCCTGGAAGCCACCGTGCGCCTCGAAGACACCGTGGCGCGCCTGGGGGGCGACGAGTTCGTGGTGCTGCTCTGCGGCCTGCAGGGCAAGCGCTCGGAAGTCACCCGTCAGGTCCGCCAGGTCGCCGAGAAACTGCGCCACTTGCTGGCCGAGCCCATGCTGCTGGACGGGCACCATCTGCAGGTCACACCGAGCATCGGCATCGCCCTGATTCCCGACCACGGCGAAACCCCCGCCGACCTGCTCAAGCGCGCCGACATCGCCCTGTATCGGGCCAAGGATTCGGGCCGCAATGCCATTCAGCTGTTTCGCAGCACCATGCAGGACGCCGTCAGCGCCCGTCTGCGTCTGGAGAACGACCTGCGCCTGGCACTGGCACGCGGCGAGTTCGAACTGCATTTCCAGCCCCAGGTCGATGCCCGCGATGGCCAGGTGGTCGGCGCCGAAGCCCTGCTGCGCTGGCAGCACCCTCAGCACGGTCCGCAGTCGCCGGCGCAGTTCATTCAGGTGTTGGAAGAAAGCGGGCTGATCATCGAGGTCGGTGGCTGGGTGCTGACCGAAGCCTGTCACCTCTGCGCCCGCCTGCTGGCCGACGAGCTGATCGACGCCGAGCGCTTCAGCCTGTGCGTCAACATCAGCCCCAGGCAGTTCCGCCAGCACGATTTCGTCGAGCGCGTGGCCGGCTGCCTGCGTACCAGCCAGCTGCCCCACGCCATGCTCAAACTGGAAATCACCGAAGGCATCGTGATCCAGAACATCGACGACACCGTCGGCAAGATGCTGCGCCTGAAGAAGCACGGGGTCAGCTTCGCCATGGACGATTTCGGCACCGGCTACAGCTCGCTGACCTACCTCAAGCGTCTGCCGGTGGACATGCTGAAAATCGATCAGTCGTTCGTGCGCGATGCCACCAGCGACCCCAACGACGCCGGCATCATTCGCGCCATCGTCGCCATGGCGCGCAGCCTGGGCCTGGGGCTGATCGCCGAGGGCGTCGAGCAGCAGGAACAGCTGGACTTCCTGCAAGCGCAGGACTGTCACCTTTATCAGGGCTACCTGTTCAGCAAGCCGGTGCCGGAGGACGCCTTCCGCGCCCTGCTCGGCCAACATCGCAGCTGA
- a CDS encoding LysR family transcriptional regulator, whose protein sequence is MDLANLNAFIAIAETGSFSEAGERLHLTQPAVSKRIAGLEQQLGVRLFDRLGREIGLTQAGRALLPRAYQILNVLDDTRRALTNLSGEVSGRLTLATSHHIGLHRLPALLRAFTRAHPQVALDIQFLDSEVAYEEVLHGRAELAVITLAPETREPIRAVAVWDDPLDFVAAPEHPLARAEAISLADVARHPAVFPGGNTFTHHIVQRLFEAGGLTPNIAMSTNYLETIKMMVSIGLAWSVLPRTMLDEQVARLPVPGIQLTRQLGYILHTERTLSNAARAFMALLDAQRDDLA, encoded by the coding sequence ATGGATCTGGCCAACCTCAACGCCTTTATCGCCATTGCCGAAACCGGCAGTTTTTCTGAAGCCGGCGAGCGCCTGCACCTGACCCAACCGGCCGTGAGCAAGCGTATCGCCGGCCTGGAACAGCAGCTGGGCGTGCGCCTGTTCGATCGCCTCGGTCGCGAGATCGGCCTGACCCAGGCCGGCCGCGCATTGCTGCCGCGCGCCTACCAGATCCTCAACGTGCTGGACGACACGCGCCGGGCGCTGACCAACCTGTCCGGCGAAGTCAGCGGCCGCCTGACGCTCGCCACCAGCCACCATATTGGCCTGCACCGCCTCCCTGCCCTGCTGCGCGCCTTTACCCGTGCCCACCCGCAGGTGGCGCTGGATATCCAGTTTCTCGATTCGGAAGTGGCCTACGAAGAAGTCCTGCACGGTCGCGCCGAACTGGCGGTGATCACCCTCGCCCCGGAAACCCGCGAGCCGATCCGCGCCGTGGCGGTGTGGGACGACCCGCTGGACTTCGTCGCCGCCCCGGAGCACCCGCTGGCCCGCGCCGAGGCGATCAGCCTGGCCGACGTGGCGCGCCACCCGGCGGTCTTTCCCGGCGGCAACACCTTTACCCACCATATCGTGCAACGCCTGTTCGAAGCAGGCGGTCTAACCCCCAACATCGCCATGAGCACCAACTACCTGGAAACCATCAAGATGATGGTCTCCATCGGCCTGGCCTGGAGCGTGCTACCGCGCACCATGCTCGACGAACAAGTGGCGCGCCTGCCCGTGCCGGGAATCCAGCTCACGCGTCAACTGGGCTACATCCTGCATACCGAGCGCACCCTGTCCAACGCTGCGCGGGCCTTCATGGCCCTGCTGGATGCGCAGCGCGACGATCTTGCATAG
- the leuC gene encoding 3-isopropylmalate dehydratase large subunit, which yields MTGKTLYDKLWEMHEVKRRDDGSSLIYIDRHILHEVTSPQAFEGLRLAGRKPWRIDANIATPDHNVPTTKAERQGGLEAIADEVSRIQVQTLDENCDDFGILEFKMNDVRQGIVHVVGPEQGATLPGMTVVCGDSHTSTHGAFGALAHGIGTSEVEHVLATQCLVAKKMKNMQVRVEGKLPFGVTAKDIVLAVIGKIGTAGGNGHALEFAGSAIRDLSLEGRMTICNMSIEAGARVGLVAVDEKTIAYVKDRPFAPKGSDWDKAVAQWQNLVSDADAVFDTVVELKAEDIKPQVSWGTSPEMVLAVDQNVPDPAVETDPVKKDSITRALKYMGLSANQPITDIQLDRVFIGSCTNSRIEDLRAAAEVAKGRKVASTVKQALVVPGSGLVKAQAEAEGLDKIFIEAGFEWREPGCSMCLAMNPDKLGSGEHCASTSNRNFEGRQGAGGRTHLVSPAMAAAAAVTGRFIDVRELIQA from the coding sequence ATGACTGGCAAGACGCTCTACGACAAGCTCTGGGAAATGCACGAAGTGAAACGTCGCGACGACGGTTCCTCGCTGATCTACATCGACCGTCACATTCTCCACGAAGTGACCTCGCCGCAGGCCTTCGAAGGTCTGCGTCTGGCCGGGCGCAAGCCGTGGCGCATCGACGCCAACATCGCCACCCCCGATCACAACGTGCCGACCACCAAGGCCGAGCGCCAGGGCGGCCTCGAAGCCATCGCCGACGAAGTTTCGCGCATCCAGGTGCAGACCTTGGACGAGAACTGCGATGACTTCGGCATCCTCGAATTCAAGATGAACGACGTGCGTCAGGGCATCGTGCACGTGGTCGGGCCGGAGCAGGGCGCCACGCTGCCGGGCATGACCGTGGTCTGCGGCGACTCGCACACCTCCACCCATGGCGCCTTCGGCGCGCTGGCCCACGGCATCGGCACTTCCGAGGTCGAGCACGTGCTCGCCACCCAGTGCCTGGTGGCCAAGAAGATGAAGAACATGCAGGTGCGCGTCGAAGGCAAGCTGCCGTTCGGCGTCACCGCCAAGGACATTGTGCTGGCCGTGATCGGCAAGATCGGCACCGCAGGCGGCAACGGCCATGCGCTGGAATTCGCCGGCAGTGCCATTCGCGATCTGTCGCTGGAAGGGCGCATGACCATCTGCAACATGTCCATCGAGGCTGGCGCCCGTGTGGGCCTGGTGGCGGTGGACGAGAAAACCATCGCCTACGTCAAGGACCGTCCGTTCGCGCCCAAGGGCAGCGACTGGGACAAGGCCGTGGCACAGTGGCAGAACCTGGTGTCCGACGCCGATGCGGTGTTCGACACAGTGGTGGAACTCAAGGCTGAAGACATCAAGCCGCAGGTCAGCTGGGGCACCTCGCCGGAGATGGTCCTGGCCGTCGACCAGAACGTGCCGGATCCGGCCGTCGAAACTGACCCGGTGAAGAAGGATTCGATCACTCGTGCACTCAAGTACATGGGCCTGAGCGCCAACCAGCCGATCACCGATATCCAGCTCGATCGCGTGTTCATTGGTTCCTGCACCAACTCGCGCATCGAAGACCTGCGCGCCGCCGCCGAGGTGGCCAAGGGTCGCAAGGTCGCCAGCACCGTCAAGCAGGCGCTGGTGGTACCGGGCTCCGGCCTGGTCAAGGCGCAGGCCGAAGCGGAAGGGCTGGACAAGATCTTTATCGAGGCCGGTTTCGAATGGCGTGAGCCGGGCTGCTCCATGTGCCTGGCGATGAACCCGGACAAGCTGGGCAGCGGCGAGCATTGCGCGTCCACCTCCAACCGCAACTTCGAAGGTCGTCAGGGCGCCGGTGGCCGTACCCACCTGGTGAGCCCGGCCATGGCTGCCGCTGCGGCGGTGACCGGCCGCTTCATCGACGTTCGCGAATTGATCCAGGCCTGA
- the leuD gene encoding 3-isopropylmalate dehydratase small subunit: MKAFTQHTGLVCPLDRANVDTDQIIPKQFLKSIKRTGFGPNLFDEWRYLDVGQPNQDNSKRPINKDFVLNFPRYQGASVLLARENFGCGSSREHAPWALDEYGFRTVIAPSFADIFFNNSFKNGLLPIVLKDEEVDALFEQAEATEGYQLTVDLDAQTVTRPDGVQYSFEVDAFRKHCLLNGLDDIGLTLQDQDAIRAFEAKHQQSSPWLFGAIK, from the coding sequence ATGAAAGCCTTTACCCAACATACCGGCCTGGTCTGCCCGCTCGATCGTGCCAACGTCGACACCGACCAGATCATTCCCAAGCAGTTTCTGAAGTCGATCAAGCGCACCGGCTTCGGCCCCAATCTGTTCGACGAGTGGCGCTACCTGGATGTCGGCCAGCCGAACCAGGACAACTCCAAGCGCCCGATCAACAAGGATTTTGTGCTGAACTTCCCGCGCTATCAGGGCGCCAGCGTGCTGCTGGCCCGTGAGAACTTCGGTTGCGGTTCCTCGCGCGAACACGCGCCCTGGGCGCTGGACGAGTACGGTTTTCGCACCGTGATCGCGCCGAGCTTCGCCGACATCTTCTTCAACAACAGCTTCAAGAACGGCCTGTTGCCGATTGTTCTCAAGGATGAGGAGGTCGATGCGCTGTTCGAACAGGCCGAGGCCACCGAGGGCTATCAACTGACCGTCGACCTCGATGCGCAAACCGTAACCCGTCCCGATGGTGTGCAGTACAGCTTCGAGGTCGATGCCTTCCGCAAGCACTGCCTGCTCAACGGCCTGGACGACATCGGCCTGACCCTGCAGGATCAGGACGCGATCAGGGCCTTTGAAGCCAAACACCAGCAGAGCAGCCCCTGGCTGTTCGGCGCGATCAAGTAG